In Phaseolus vulgaris cultivar G19833 chromosome 10, P. vulgaris v2.0, whole genome shotgun sequence, a single genomic region encodes these proteins:
- the LOC137818893 gene encoding uncharacterized protein, which translates to MTDFKQEQDMEIEALEAILMDEFKEIHSGESGLSTSNRCFQIKVVAQDDDTDGPITNPAQLALIFSHTERYPDEPPLLNLKSLQGIHTEDLRILKEKLLQEASENLGMAMIYTLVTSAKEWLSDRFCQDSVDESAEAEEAAKDDIVIPHGEPVTVETFLAWRERFEAELALERAKLMPESVLTAPKEKKLGGRQWFESGRAKGVAAAVNEESDVEDEEDIDFDEDDFEDDEEEDMLEHYLAEKTDSSSRAS; encoded by the exons ATGACGG ACTTCAAACAAGAACAAGATATGGAGATTGAAGCATTAGAAGCCATACTTATGGATGAATTCAAAG AAATACACTCTGGTGAAAGTGGCTTAAGTACTTCCAATCGGTGCTTCCAAATAAAGGTTGTTGCGCAG GATGACGATACTGATGGGCCAATAACTAATCCAG CTCAACTGGCTTTGATCTTTTCACACACAGAAAGATATCCCGATGAACCGCcccttttaaatttgaaaag TTTGCAAGGAATACATACTGAAGATCTAAggattttgaaagaaaaacttCTACAAGAG GCATCTGAAAATCTTGGTATGGCTATGATATATACACTTGTTACCTCAGCAAAAGAATGGCTGTCTGACCGGTTTTGTCAAGACTCTGTTGATGAGAGTGCTGAAGCAGAAGAGGCAGCCAAAGATGAT ATAGTGATACCTCACGGAGAACCAGTTACTGTTGAAACATTTTTGGCATGGAGAGAAAGGTTTGAAGCAGAACTAGCATTGGAACGAGCCAA GCTAATGCCCGAATCTGTGCTCACAGCTCCTAAGGAAAAGAAGCTTGGTGGTAGACAATGGTTTGAAAGTGGAAGAGCG AAAGGTGTGGCTGCTGCTGTCAACGAGGAATCTGATGTGGAGGATGAGGAAGACATTGACTTTGATGAAGATGATTTTGAAG ATGACGAAGAGGAGGATATGCTTGAGCATTATCTGgctgaaaaaactgattctTCCAGCAGAGCTAGTTAA
- the LOC137818266 gene encoding uncharacterized protein isoform X1, with the protein MLLPTSGVVGMNSVMDDMTLIQQSQRHSLVVRELGEEIDLEIGPGDDDPSFGNATLIGAPMRESSAEEHGESKQMGMVSQLSNDAQDMSKNQQVKRKKKVVKRWREEWADTYKWAFVDMKDGTPRIFCSVCREYGRKHRRNPYGNEGSRNMQMSALEEHNNSLLHKEALRLQMASKDKIVVDKPVYVKAGSILEATLKRDPHEVEFIQAVQEAVQALERVIAKNSRYVNIMERLLEPERMIVFRVSWVDDRGETHVNRGFRVQFNQSMGPCRGGIRFHPSMNLSIAKFLGFEQTLKNALSPYKLGGAAGGSDFDPKGKSDNEIMRFCQSFMSEMYRYLGPDKDLPSEEMGVGTREMGYLFGQYRRLAGHFQGSFTGPRIFWSGSSLRPEATGYGLVFFAQLMLADMNKELKGLRCVVSGSGKIAMHVLEKLIAYGALPISVSDSRGYLVDEDGFDYIKISFLRDIKAQQRSLRDYSKTYARSKYYDEAKPWNERCDVAFACASHNEIDQSDAINLVNSGCRILVEGSNMPCTPEAVQIFRKASVLIAPAMAAGAGGVVAGELELNHECSLMHWSPEDFESKLQEAMKQTYQRAIKAATDFGYQKESPEALVHGAVISAFLTIAQAMTDQGSI; encoded by the exons ATGTTGTTGCCAACCAGTGGAGTAGTAGGGATGAATTCTGTAATGGATGATATGACTTTGATTCAGCAGAGCCAGAGGCATAGTTTGGTTGTGAGAGAGCTTGGTGAGGAGATTGATTTAGAAATTGGACCTGGGGATGATGACCCTTCATTTGGTAACGCTACTCTAATTGGTGCACCAATGCGGGAATCTTCCGCTGAAGAACATGGTGAGAGCAAGCAAATGGGGATGGTTTCTCAGCTTTCTAATGATGCTCAAGACATGTCCAAAAACCAACAggtgaaaaggaagaaaaaggtTGTTAAAAGATGGAGAGAAGAATGGGCAGACACCTATAAATGGGCTTTTGTAGATATGAAGGATGGGACACCTAGGATTTTCTGCTCTGTCTGCAGGGAGTATGGACGGAAGCATAGAAGAAATCCTTATGGGAATGAGGGCAGTCGTAATATGCAAATGAGTGCTCTTGAAGAACACAATAATAGTTTGCTTCACAAAGAGGCTCTTCGTCTTCAAATGGCCTCCAAAGATAAAATTGTGGTTGACAAGCCTGTTTATGTAAAAG CAGGATCAATACTTGAAGCTACACTAAAAAGGGATCCTCATGAGGTAGAATTCATTCAGGCAGTCCAGGAGGCAGTTCAAGCCCTTGAAAGAGTCATAGCAAAAAATTCTCG TTATGTTAACATCATGGAGCGCTTGTTGGAACCTGAACGAATGATTGTTTTTCGAGTTTCGTGGGTGGATGATAGGGGTGAGACACATGTAAATCGGGGCTTTAGGGTACAATTTAACCAGTCAATGGGTCCATGTAGGGGTGGTATTCGTTTTCATCCATCAATGAATTTAAGTATTGCCAAGTTCCTTGGTTTTGAACAG ACTTTAAAGAATGCCTTATCGCCATATAAATTAGGAGGAGCAGCTGGTGGAAGTGATTTTGATCCAAAAGGAAAAAGTGATAATGAG ATTATGAGATTTTGCCAAAGTTTCATGAGTGAGATGTATCGCTACCTAGGGCCTGACAAG GACCTTCCATCAGAGGAAATGGGCGTTGGTACTCGAGAAATGGGGTATCTTTTTGGACAGTATAGACGTCTAGCTGGTCATTTTCAG GGAAGTTTTACAGGGCCCAGGATATTTTGGTCTGGCTCCAGTCTTCGACCTGAAGCTACTGGCTATGGACTG GTTTTCTTTGCCCAGCTCATGCTTGCTGACATGAATAAAGAACTTAAAGGATTAag ATGTGTTGTGAGCGGCTCTGGAAAGATTGCAATGCATGTTTTGGAGAAGCTAATTGCTTATGGTGCTCTCCCCATTTCAGTATCAG ATTCCAGAGGATATTTGGTTGATGAGGATGGATTTGACTACATAAAAATATCATTTCTGAGAGACATCAAAGCTCAGCAAAGAAGTTTGCG AGACTATTCAAAAACCTATGCTCGGTCCAAGTATTATGATGAAGCAAAACCGTGGAATGAAAGGTGTGATGTTGCATTTGCTTGTGCTTCACATAATGAAATTGATCAATCTGATGCCATTAATTTGGTTAATTCAGGTTGTCGTATACTAGTAGAAG GTTCAAACATGCCTTGTACCCCCGAGGCAGTTCAGATTTTCAGAAAAGCTAGTGTTCTCATTGCTCCTGCAATGGCTGCTGGTGCTGGAGGG GTTGTAGCTGGAGAACTTGAACTGAATCATGAATGCAGTTTGATGCACTGGTCACCAGAGGACTTTGAATCTAAATTGCAG GAAGCAATGAAACAGACTTATCAGAGAGCTATCAAAGCTGCAACTGATTTTGGTTATCAAAAAGAAAGCCCTGA GGCTCTGGTGCATGGAGCAGTCATTTCTGCCTTTCTAACCATTGCCCAAGCCATGACTGATCAAGGTTCTATATAG
- the LOC137818266 gene encoding uncharacterized protein isoform X2 gives MLLPTSGVVGMNSVMDDMTLIQQSQRHSLVVRELGEEIDLEIGPGDDDPSFGNATLIGAPMRESSAEEHGESKQMGMVSQLSNDAQDMSKNQQVKRKKKVVKRWREEWADTYKWAFVDMKDGTPRIFCSVCREYGRKHRRNPYGNEGSRNMQMSALEEHNNSLLHKEALRLQMASKDKIVVDKPVYVKGSILEATLKRDPHEVEFIQAVQEAVQALERVIAKNSRYVNIMERLLEPERMIVFRVSWVDDRGETHVNRGFRVQFNQSMGPCRGGIRFHPSMNLSIAKFLGFEQTLKNALSPYKLGGAAGGSDFDPKGKSDNEIMRFCQSFMSEMYRYLGPDKDLPSEEMGVGTREMGYLFGQYRRLAGHFQGSFTGPRIFWSGSSLRPEATGYGLVFFAQLMLADMNKELKGLRCVVSGSGKIAMHVLEKLIAYGALPISVSDSRGYLVDEDGFDYIKISFLRDIKAQQRSLRDYSKTYARSKYYDEAKPWNERCDVAFACASHNEIDQSDAINLVNSGCRILVEGSNMPCTPEAVQIFRKASVLIAPAMAAGAGGVVAGELELNHECSLMHWSPEDFESKLQEAMKQTYQRAIKAATDFGYQKESPEALVHGAVISAFLTIAQAMTDQGSI, from the exons ATGTTGTTGCCAACCAGTGGAGTAGTAGGGATGAATTCTGTAATGGATGATATGACTTTGATTCAGCAGAGCCAGAGGCATAGTTTGGTTGTGAGAGAGCTTGGTGAGGAGATTGATTTAGAAATTGGACCTGGGGATGATGACCCTTCATTTGGTAACGCTACTCTAATTGGTGCACCAATGCGGGAATCTTCCGCTGAAGAACATGGTGAGAGCAAGCAAATGGGGATGGTTTCTCAGCTTTCTAATGATGCTCAAGACATGTCCAAAAACCAACAggtgaaaaggaagaaaaaggtTGTTAAAAGATGGAGAGAAGAATGGGCAGACACCTATAAATGGGCTTTTGTAGATATGAAGGATGGGACACCTAGGATTTTCTGCTCTGTCTGCAGGGAGTATGGACGGAAGCATAGAAGAAATCCTTATGGGAATGAGGGCAGTCGTAATATGCAAATGAGTGCTCTTGAAGAACACAATAATAGTTTGCTTCACAAAGAGGCTCTTCGTCTTCAAATGGCCTCCAAAGATAAAATTGTGGTTGACAAGCCTGTTTATGTAAAAG GATCAATACTTGAAGCTACACTAAAAAGGGATCCTCATGAGGTAGAATTCATTCAGGCAGTCCAGGAGGCAGTTCAAGCCCTTGAAAGAGTCATAGCAAAAAATTCTCG TTATGTTAACATCATGGAGCGCTTGTTGGAACCTGAACGAATGATTGTTTTTCGAGTTTCGTGGGTGGATGATAGGGGTGAGACACATGTAAATCGGGGCTTTAGGGTACAATTTAACCAGTCAATGGGTCCATGTAGGGGTGGTATTCGTTTTCATCCATCAATGAATTTAAGTATTGCCAAGTTCCTTGGTTTTGAACAG ACTTTAAAGAATGCCTTATCGCCATATAAATTAGGAGGAGCAGCTGGTGGAAGTGATTTTGATCCAAAAGGAAAAAGTGATAATGAG ATTATGAGATTTTGCCAAAGTTTCATGAGTGAGATGTATCGCTACCTAGGGCCTGACAAG GACCTTCCATCAGAGGAAATGGGCGTTGGTACTCGAGAAATGGGGTATCTTTTTGGACAGTATAGACGTCTAGCTGGTCATTTTCAG GGAAGTTTTACAGGGCCCAGGATATTTTGGTCTGGCTCCAGTCTTCGACCTGAAGCTACTGGCTATGGACTG GTTTTCTTTGCCCAGCTCATGCTTGCTGACATGAATAAAGAACTTAAAGGATTAag ATGTGTTGTGAGCGGCTCTGGAAAGATTGCAATGCATGTTTTGGAGAAGCTAATTGCTTATGGTGCTCTCCCCATTTCAGTATCAG ATTCCAGAGGATATTTGGTTGATGAGGATGGATTTGACTACATAAAAATATCATTTCTGAGAGACATCAAAGCTCAGCAAAGAAGTTTGCG AGACTATTCAAAAACCTATGCTCGGTCCAAGTATTATGATGAAGCAAAACCGTGGAATGAAAGGTGTGATGTTGCATTTGCTTGTGCTTCACATAATGAAATTGATCAATCTGATGCCATTAATTTGGTTAATTCAGGTTGTCGTATACTAGTAGAAG GTTCAAACATGCCTTGTACCCCCGAGGCAGTTCAGATTTTCAGAAAAGCTAGTGTTCTCATTGCTCCTGCAATGGCTGCTGGTGCTGGAGGG GTTGTAGCTGGAGAACTTGAACTGAATCATGAATGCAGTTTGATGCACTGGTCACCAGAGGACTTTGAATCTAAATTGCAG GAAGCAATGAAACAGACTTATCAGAGAGCTATCAAAGCTGCAACTGATTTTGGTTATCAAAAAGAAAGCCCTGA GGCTCTGGTGCATGGAGCAGTCATTTCTGCCTTTCTAACCATTGCCCAAGCCATGACTGATCAAGGTTCTATATAG